One window of Triticum dicoccoides isolate Atlit2015 ecotype Zavitan chromosome 5A, WEW_v2.0, whole genome shotgun sequence genomic DNA carries:
- the LOC119297004 gene encoding cinnamoyl-CoA reductase 1-like, which produces MGIDRVNTAATGRGRTVCVTGAGGFIASWLVKLLLEKGYAVHGTVRNPDDMTRNAHLRALEGATNRLTLFRVDLLDKKSLVTAFQGCEGVFHTACPVTNDPEKMIEPAVNGTRNLINAAAEVGSIRCVVMMSSISAVYMDPRRTLDGKADETCWSDLEFCKNTKNWYCYAKTVAEQAAWELAKERKLDLVVINPSLALGPLLQTAVNASTWHIAKYLDGSLQTYANAAQAYVHVQDVADAHTRAYETPDAHGRYLCAGRTLHRGEVCGILAKFFPEYPVPTRCKEGASEMKKGCRFSSRRIMELGVSITPAS; this is translated from the exons ATGGGAATTGATCGTGTCAACACGGCAGCCACTGGCCGCGGACGCACCGTCTGTGTGACCGGCGCCGGCGGTTTCATCGCGTCCTGGCTAGTGAAGCTCCTCCTGGAGAAGGGCTACGCGGTCCACGGCACCGTCCGAAACCCTG ATGATATGACAAGGAATGCGCACCTGAGAGCCTTGGAAGGGGCTACGAACCGGCTGACCCTCTTCCGGGTGGACCTGCTTGACAAGAAGAGCCTCGTCACTGCATTCCAAGGATGCGAAGGCGTATTCCACACCGCATGCCCCGTCACCAATGACCCG GAAAAAATGATCGAGCCGGCGGTGAATGGGACGAGAAACTTGATCAATGCCGCGGCAGAGGTGGGCAGCATCCGGTGTGTCGTAATGATGTCGTCGATCAGCGCCGTGTACATGGATCCTCGCCGCACCCTTGATGGGAAGGCCGACGAGACATGTTGGAGCGACCTCGAGTTCTGCAAGAACACAAAG AACTGGTACTGCTATGCAAAGACGGTGGCGGAGCAGGCGGCATGGGAGCTTGCCAAGGAGAGGAAGCTAGACCTTGTGGTGATCAACCCGTCTCTAGCGTTGGGCCCTCTGCTACAGACGGCGGTGAATGCCAGCACGTGGCATATTGCCAAGTATCTAGATGGCTCGCTGCAGACGTATGCCAACGCGGCACAGGCGTACGTGCACGTCCAGGATGTTGCAGACGCGCACACGCGTGCGTACGAGACGCCCGACGCGCATGGCCGGTACCTCTGTGCAGGGCGCACACTGCACCGCGGCGAGGTGTGTGGTATCCTCGCCAAGTTCTTCCCGGAGTACCCCGTGCCCACGAGGTGCAAGGAAGGGGCGAGCGAGATGAAGAAAGGGTGCCGGTTCAGCAGTCGGAGGATCATGGAGCTCGGCGTAAGCATCACGCCGGCGAGCTAG